One region of Alcanivorax sediminis genomic DNA includes:
- a CDS encoding cytochrome P450, protein MSTKTSSSNSLQTKVFNVSSKVVPMHFQIKTMKMLMKAKRKAVGSRSTQMEFVETPLPDVSTLALEDIDTSNPFLYRQDQWRAYFKRLRDEAPVHYQKNSPFGPFWSITRYEDILFVDKNHELFSSEPQIILGDPPDGLSVEMFIAMDPPKHDVQRRAVQGVVAPKNLKEMEGLIRSRAAEVLDSLPLDKPFDWVPAVSKELTGRMLATLLDFPYEDRHKLVEWSDRLSGAASATGGEFTDEDVMFDDAADMARAFSRLWRDKEARRASGEEPGFDLISMLQSNDDTKDLINRPMEFIGNLALLIVGGNDTTRNSMSGGVLALNQFPEEFSKLKAKPDLIPNMVSEIIRWQTPLANMRRVATQDVELRGQTIKKGDRVLMWYASGNRDERKFDNPDQLIIDRKDARNHISFGYGIHRCMGNRLAELQLRILWEELLKRFENIEVVGEPERVQSNFVRGYSKLMVKLTAKN, encoded by the coding sequence ATGTCAACAAAAACAAGCTCAAGCAATAGTTTGCAGACCAAGGTTTTCAACGTTTCGTCGAAAGTGGTGCCAATGCATTTTCAGATTAAAACCATGAAAATGTTGATGAAGGCAAAGAGAAAGGCCGTGGGTTCTCGCTCCACACAAATGGAGTTTGTCGAAACTCCCCTGCCTGATGTTAGCACCTTGGCACTGGAAGATATCGACACCAGCAACCCTTTTCTGTATCGACAAGATCAGTGGCGCGCCTATTTTAAGCGGTTACGAGATGAAGCTCCGGTACATTACCAGAAGAACAGTCCATTCGGGCCTTTCTGGTCAATAACGCGCTATGAAGATATTTTGTTCGTCGACAAGAACCATGAACTGTTTTCCTCTGAGCCGCAAATTATTCTGGGTGATCCACCGGACGGACTATCGGTGGAAATGTTTATCGCCATGGATCCGCCCAAACATGATGTACAGCGCCGAGCGGTGCAGGGCGTCGTTGCTCCGAAAAACCTTAAAGAAATGGAAGGGCTGATTCGTTCTCGTGCGGCGGAAGTGCTAGACAGCTTGCCTCTGGATAAACCTTTCGATTGGGTGCCGGCGGTGTCCAAAGAACTGACTGGCCGTATGCTCGCTACGTTGCTGGATTTCCCTTATGAGGATCGTCACAAACTCGTTGAATGGTCTGATCGTTTGTCTGGCGCGGCATCCGCCACGGGTGGAGAATTTACCGACGAAGATGTCATGTTTGATGACGCGGCAGATATGGCGAGGGCGTTCTCCAGGCTGTGGCGAGACAAGGAGGCGCGACGTGCTTCCGGCGAAGAACCCGGTTTCGATTTGATCAGTATGCTGCAGAGCAACGACGATACAAAAGACCTTATCAATCGACCGATGGAGTTTATCGGGAATCTGGCTCTGCTTATCGTTGGCGGCAATGACACCACAAGGAATTCCATGAGTGGTGGTGTTTTGGCCTTGAATCAATTCCCCGAGGAATTCTCCAAGCTGAAGGCGAAACCGGATCTGATTCCGAACATGGTGTCGGAAATCATTCGTTGGCAAACTCCACTGGCCAACATGCGTAGGGTGGCGACACAGGATGTAGAACTTCGTGGCCAGACCATCAAGAAAGGGGACCGGGTGTTAATGTGGTATGCCTCAGGTAATCGAGACGAACGCAAGTTTGACAACCCCGATCAACTCATTATTGATCGCAAGGATGCACGCAACCATATTTCTTTTGGCTACGGTATTCATCGTTGTATGGGTAACCGCCTGGCCGAACTGCAATTGCGCATTTTGTGGGAAGAACTGCTCAAGCGCTTCGAAAATATCGAAGTGGTTGGCGAGCCGGAGCGTGTACAGTCCAACTTCGTGCGCGGTTATTCGAAGTTGATGGTCAAACTGACGGCAAAAAATTAA
- a CDS encoding GMC family oxidoreductase translates to MKSLTGLATEEFDYIVVGAGSAGCAVANRLSESGLYSVLLLEAGPESRRNPFVNTPLGFLQLMFSRRFNWQFYTEPQRHMYGRSLFQPRGKMLGGSSGINAQVYIRGHARDYDEWARQGCHGWSYAEVLPYFRKSEHYEPEMVPGTAGFHGQDGPLNVAERRYTNPLSTAFVEASVQAGYRRNRDFNGPDQEGVGYYYTYQKDGSRCSNARAYLEPAEGRSNLTIRSDAHVTRVLFDGTRAIGVEYRHAKSLVRAHARREVILCGGAFNSPQLLMLSGVGPREELARHGIELRRSLEGVGRNLQDHVDVFVRVRSRSRQGISMHPSYWLKGVWALMQYLSGRRGVLSSNGAEAGGFICSQAELPIPDLQLHFGPMLYADHGRDMKIAMSGYGYIVMIYGLRPLSRGRIGLHSADPLAAPLIDPNYMADPADVEQLIRGVRLVRNILSQRALYLHQDVEISPGLEIQDDASLTEWVRRNGESAYHPVGTCKMGIDHMAVVDPRLRVRGLQSLRVVDASIMPTLVGGNTNQPATMIGEKGADMILEDAAVAGV, encoded by the coding sequence ATGAAAAGTTTGACCGGGCTGGCGACTGAAGAATTCGACTATATCGTTGTGGGCGCTGGCTCGGCAGGGTGCGCGGTAGCCAATCGTTTGTCCGAGAGTGGCCTCTATTCGGTGTTGCTACTCGAAGCCGGGCCGGAGAGTCGCCGCAACCCTTTCGTCAACACGCCGCTGGGATTTTTGCAGTTGATGTTCAGTCGCCGTTTCAACTGGCAGTTCTATACCGAGCCACAGCGTCACATGTACGGTCGTTCGTTGTTCCAGCCGCGGGGCAAGATGCTTGGCGGTTCGAGCGGGATTAACGCCCAGGTCTATATCCGTGGTCACGCCAGGGATTACGACGAGTGGGCACGGCAGGGGTGTCACGGTTGGTCATACGCCGAGGTGCTGCCGTATTTTCGTAAGTCAGAACATTACGAGCCTGAGATGGTGCCGGGTACCGCAGGCTTCCATGGTCAGGATGGGCCTCTCAATGTGGCGGAGCGGCGTTATACAAACCCGTTGAGTACGGCGTTTGTCGAGGCATCAGTACAGGCGGGGTATCGACGCAATCGGGACTTCAACGGCCCTGATCAGGAAGGCGTCGGCTATTACTACACCTATCAGAAGGATGGTTCCCGTTGCAGTAATGCGCGTGCTTATCTTGAGCCTGCTGAGGGTCGATCTAACTTGACCATTCGCAGCGATGCACATGTTACACGCGTGCTGTTTGATGGGACTCGCGCTATTGGTGTCGAGTATCGCCACGCAAAAAGTTTGGTTAGAGCTCATGCTAGGCGGGAGGTTATCCTATGCGGCGGTGCATTCAACTCGCCACAACTGCTTATGCTGTCAGGTGTCGGCCCCCGCGAGGAGCTTGCTCGACATGGCATTGAGCTGCGTCGTTCGCTGGAGGGTGTGGGGCGTAATCTTCAAGATCATGTTGACGTTTTTGTGCGGGTCAGATCGCGAAGCCGGCAGGGAATCTCGATGCATCCGAGCTATTGGTTGAAGGGGGTGTGGGCCTTAATGCAATACCTGAGCGGTCGCCGAGGTGTGCTGTCTAGCAATGGCGCTGAGGCAGGCGGATTCATTTGCTCTCAAGCAGAGCTACCGATACCTGATCTGCAATTGCACTTCGGACCAATGCTGTACGCTGATCATGGGCGTGACATGAAGATTGCAATGAGTGGCTATGGCTACATTGTAATGATCTATGGGCTCAGGCCCTTGTCCCGGGGCCGCATTGGTTTACACAGTGCTGATCCGCTCGCTGCACCATTGATTGACCCCAATTACATGGCTGACCCTGCCGATGTCGAACAACTCATTCGTGGTGTTCGGCTTGTTCGTAATATTTTGTCCCAGCGTGCACTTTATCTTCATCAGGATGTAGAAATTTCACCAGGGCTGGAAATACAGGATGACGCGAGTCTCACCGAGTGGGTGCGCCGTAATGGCGAGTCCGCATACCACCCGGTCGGCACTTGTAAGATGGGGATTGATCATATGGCAGTGGTCGACCCTCGTCTCCGTGTGCGTGGCTTGCAGTCGTTGCGGGTAGTTGATGCGTCTATCATGCCAACCCTGGTTGGCGGGAATACCAATCAGCCGGCGACCATGATTGGAGAGAAAGGGGCAGACATGATACTTGAGGACGCCGCGGTGGCTGGAGTTTAG